One stretch of Athene noctua chromosome 27, bAthNoc1.hap1.1, whole genome shotgun sequence DNA includes these proteins:
- the AMH gene encoding muellerian-inhibiting factor → MKALRVLLPCLVLLLPSAALPRKGSTGEGISPMNRLELGLEAEERKRENTSLQEKVRPSSAARSRMAADPRLFSKPDPGAKCLQGLAEDGGIGWSHSRLHPWPLGGLEGPVCRVKMGQDGLTPRHLEVVGVLTHYESSFIKLLRQRTSWDESLLPTLGLCPASEAGAALHPLQHIHAHLVEPGQDRVLVLHLEEVRWEAQAKLRFKLVFQAEVGRSLGELRSAVLLFYPGTGRPGELLATGTGLAREQSLCLTRDTRYLVLGAAVASVTRSSEQLSFEASLAIRHRGGAGAPLPSMETQQLLFGSDDKCFTRMTPVLLLLAKARQEEEEEVALAPSSYLSADGVVDMAPYPQLSPPQAGTEDLLSPTALSQTNTSTPAPSSSSSSHFLGILTLFIRQVLSPSSEPPTQPSSHHWLDFQVMETLPHQLLNLSEEAALERLVQSEEPSVLLFPQDSGAVLEQHLGGWQPEGTVLQLLMGKLQAVIQELKDIPAFQANMGLFQRLLSFCYYPPGPGEGQAGERTPGSGKMHTLLLLKALQTVRARWQERRKVLRQNRSARHQAHCRLQELTIDLHDRKFIVMPTVYTANNCEGPCKLPLSTRIPSYYSHTVLLLGMQERGSPLQRAPCCVPVRYSDQLIISLSTEGLEVRKFPNMVAEECGCR, encoded by the exons ATGAAGGCTCTTAGGGTGCTTTTGCCGTGCCTGGTGCTGTTGCTCCCCTCTGCAGCACTTCCAAGAAAGGGCAGCACAGGGGAAGGGATTTCCCCAATGAACCGGCTGGAGCTGGGACTTGaagcagaggagagaaagagagaaaacaccaGTTTGCAGGAAAAAGTGAGACCCAGCTCGGCAGCAAGATCAAGGATGGCTGCTGATCCTCGCCTCTTTTCTAAGCCTGACCCAGGAGCAAAATGCCTCCAGGGACTGGCTGAGGATGGGGGCATCGGCTGGTCCCACTCTCGCCTGCACCCGTGGCCACTCGGGGGGCTGGAAGGGCCCGTGTGCAGGGTGAAAATGGGCCAGGACGGGCTGACCCCGAGGCACCTGGAAGTTGTGGGTGTTCTCACCCACTACGAAAGCAGCTTCATCAAGCTGTTGAGACAACGAACCAGCTGGGATGAAAGCCTTCTCCCGACCTTGGGGCTCTGCCCGGCCAGCGAGGCGGGTGCTGCTCTGCATCCCCTGCAGCACATCCACGCGCACCTGGTGGAGCCGGGGCAGGACCGAGTCCTCGTGCTGCATCTGGAGGAAG TGAGGTGGGAGGCCCAGGCCAAGCTGCGGTTCAAGCTGGTTTTCCAGGCAGAGGTGGGGCGGTCGCTGGGCGAGCTGCGCTCCGCCGTGCTGCTCTTCTACCCGGGCACCGGGCGCCCAGGGGAGCTGCTGGCCACTGGCACGGGGCTGGCGCGGGAGCAG agcctctgcctcaCCAGGGACACCCGGTACCTGGTCCTGGGAGCCGCTGTAGCATCCGTCACCCGCAGCAGCGAGCAGCTCAGCTTCGAGGCTTCCCTGGCCATCAGGCATCGCGGGGGGGCAG gTGCCCCCCTGCCCTCCATGGAGACCCAGCAGCTCCTCTTTGGCTCTGATGACAAATGCTTCACCAGGATGACCCCCgtgctgctcctgctggccaaggcacggcaggaggaggaggaggaggtggcttTGGCCCCTTCTTCCTACCTCTCTGCCGACGGGGTGGTGGACATGGCTCCGTACCCGCAGCTCAG CCCACCCCAGGCTGGGACCGAGGACCTGCTGTCCCCCACCGCCCTGAGCCAAACCAACACTTCAACCCCAgcgcccagcagcagcagcagcagccatttCCTGGGCATCCTGACCCTGTTCATCCGCCAGGTCCTGAGCCCCTCCAGCGAgccccccacccagcccagctcccaccaCTGGCTGGACTTCCAGGTGATGGAGACCCTCCCTCACCAGCTGCTCAACCTGTCGGAGGAGGCAGCGCTGGAGCGTCTGGTGCAGTCAGAGGAGCCCTCGGTGCTGCTTTTCCCCCAGGACAGcggagctgtgctggagcagcactTGGGGGGTTGGCAGCCAGAGGGGACcgtgctgcagctgctgatggGCAAGCTGCAGGCGGTGATCCAGGAGCTGAAGGACATCCCAGCTTTCCAAGCCAACATGGGGCTTTTCCAGCGTCTTCTGAGCTTCTGCTACTACCCACCGGGGCCGGGTGAGGGTCAAGCCGGCGAGCGGACGCCCGGCTCTGGGAAGATGcacacgctgctgctgctgaaggcgCTGCAGACGGTGCGGGCGCGCTGGCAGGAGCGGAGGAAGGTGCTGCGGCAGAACCGCAGCGCGCGGCACCAGGCCCACTGCCGCCTGCAGGAGCTGACCATCGACCTGCACGACCGCAAGTTCATCGTCATGCCCACTGTCTACACGGCCAACAACTGCGAGGGTCCCTGCAAGCTTCCCCTCTCCACCCGCATCCCCAGCTACTACTCGCACacggtgctgctgctgggcatgCAGGAGCGGGGCTCACCCCTCCAGCGGGCTCCCTGCTGCGTGCCCGTCCGCTACTCGGACCAGCTCATCATCAGCCTCTCCACGGAGGGGCTGGAGGTCCGCAAGTTCCCCAACATGGTGGCAGAGGAGTGTGGCTGTCGGTAG
- the JSRP1 gene encoding junctional sarcoplasmic reticulum protein 1 isoform X1 has product MRSLAWPAASDLSGSHDADTAVSSHRESGRTHGLEGARTRLGISEQDPDEPELSMPEPAPLSVDKKAAEKKRVEKVGAKGSTTGPPVPKSLPVQRKVEPPSLDPAEEPLLWEGLTLNKCILVASVVALLSVTFQVLQAPCSREGVTRGQQDPLPPPLHEVVSAKEEEVQEAVTAQPAQPESSVFKDDDRDDDDDDDDDGDDDSDADSNLAEPWIFKKWFGRSAPEDRDEEPVDVPEVPPALTEVKKSREKKLEKEKKEEKEEKEEKEEKKEEKEEKKEEKKEEKKEKAREGRATQAERSSRREARAKDRALGDKPGRAPRAPREQEQQPQKKRSREGRESQRERDEPRKEGWKGRPGRADGGRESPKRDWRQQKGRRPWEPAAAPGRDGTARPREGKRRD; this is encoded by the exons ATGCTGACACGGCGGTGAGCAGCCACAGGGAGAGCGGGAGAACCCAT GGGCTAGAGGGGGCAAGGACCCGGCTTGGCATCTCTGAGCAGGATCCGGACGAGCCCGAGCTGAGCATGCCAGAGCCAGCACCGCTCAGCGTGGacaagaaagcagcagagaagaagCGGGTGGAGAAGGTGGGAGCCAAAGGCAGCACTACCGGGCCTCCAG TCCCCAAGAGCCTCCCCGTGCAGAGGAAGGTGGAGCCCCCCAGCCTGGACCCTGCGGAGGAGCCGCTCCTCTGGGAAGGGCTCACCCTCAACAAGTGCATCCTAGTGGCCTCGGTCGTCGCCCTGCTCAGCGTCACCTTCCAGGTGCTCCAAG CACCATGCTCCAGGGAAGGGGTCACCCGCGGCCAGCAGGACCCTCTGCCACCTCCCCTCCACG agGTGGTCAGCGCCAAGGAGGAGGAGGTCCAGGAAGCGGTGactgcccagcctgcccagccGGAGAGCAGCGTGTTCAAGGACGATGACAGggacgatgatgatgatgatgatgatgatggtgatgatgacaGCGATGCTGACAGCAACCTG GCAGAGCCCTGGATCTTCAAGAAGTGGTTTGGCCGCTCAGCACCAGAAGACAGGGACGAAGAGCCCGTGGATGTCCCCGAGGTGCCACCAGCTCTGACAGAGGTGAAGAAGAGCCGGGagaagaagctggagaaggagaagaaggaagagaaggaggagaaggaggagaaagaggagaagaaggaggaaaaggaggagaagaaggaggagaagaaggaggagaagaaggagaaggctCGGGAGGGTCGTGCCACCCAGGCGGAGCGGAGCAGCCGGAGGGAGGCACGAGCCAAGGACAGGGCACTGGGGGACAAGCCCGGcagagcccccagggccccccgggaacaggagcagcagccccagaagaAGCGGAgccgggaggggagggagagccaGCGGGAGAGGGACGAGCCCAGGAAGGAGGGGTGGAAGGGCCGTCCCGGCAGGGCTGACGGTGGCAGGGAGAGCCCGAAGCGGGACTGGCGGCAGCAGAAGGGCAGGAGGCCCTGggagccggcggccgccccggggaGGGACGGCACTGCCAGGCCCAGGGAGGGCAAGAGACGTGACTGA
- the JSRP1 gene encoding junctional sarcoplasmic reticulum protein 1 isoform X3 has protein sequence MPEPAPLSVDKKAAEKKRVEKVGAKGSTTGPPVPKSLPVQRKVEPPSLDPAEEPLLWEGLTLNKCILVASVVALLSVTFQVLQAPCSREGVTRGQQDPLPPPLHEVVSAKEEEVQEAVTAQPAQPESSVFKDDDRDDDDDDDDDGDDDSDADSNLAEPWIFKKWFGRSAPEDRDEEPVDVPEVPPALTEVKKSREKKLEKEKKEEKEEKEEKEEKKEEKEEKKEEKKEEKKEKAREGRATQAERSSRREARAKDRALGDKPGRAPRAPREQEQQPQKKRSREGRESQRERDEPRKEGWKGRPGRADGGRESPKRDWRQQKGRRPWEPAAAPGRDGTARPREGKRRD, from the exons ATGCCAGAGCCAGCACCGCTCAGCGTGGacaagaaagcagcagagaagaagCGGGTGGAGAAGGTGGGAGCCAAAGGCAGCACTACCGGGCCTCCAG TCCCCAAGAGCCTCCCCGTGCAGAGGAAGGTGGAGCCCCCCAGCCTGGACCCTGCGGAGGAGCCGCTCCTCTGGGAAGGGCTCACCCTCAACAAGTGCATCCTAGTGGCCTCGGTCGTCGCCCTGCTCAGCGTCACCTTCCAGGTGCTCCAAG CACCATGCTCCAGGGAAGGGGTCACCCGCGGCCAGCAGGACCCTCTGCCACCTCCCCTCCACG agGTGGTCAGCGCCAAGGAGGAGGAGGTCCAGGAAGCGGTGactgcccagcctgcccagccGGAGAGCAGCGTGTTCAAGGACGATGACAGggacgatgatgatgatgatgatgatgatggtgatgatgacaGCGATGCTGACAGCAACCTG GCAGAGCCCTGGATCTTCAAGAAGTGGTTTGGCCGCTCAGCACCAGAAGACAGGGACGAAGAGCCCGTGGATGTCCCCGAGGTGCCACCAGCTCTGACAGAGGTGAAGAAGAGCCGGGagaagaagctggagaaggagaagaaggaagagaaggaggagaaggaggagaaagaggagaagaaggaggaaaaggaggagaagaaggaggagaagaaggaggagaagaaggagaaggctCGGGAGGGTCGTGCCACCCAGGCGGAGCGGAGCAGCCGGAGGGAGGCACGAGCCAAGGACAGGGCACTGGGGGACAAGCCCGGcagagcccccagggccccccgggaacaggagcagcagccccagaagaAGCGGAgccgggaggggagggagagccaGCGGGAGAGGGACGAGCCCAGGAAGGAGGGGTGGAAGGGCCGTCCCGGCAGGGCTGACGGTGGCAGGGAGAGCCCGAAGCGGGACTGGCGGCAGCAGAAGGGCAGGAGGCCCTGggagccggcggccgccccggggaGGGACGGCACTGCCAGGCCCAGGGAGGGCAAGAGACGTGACTGA
- the SF3A2 gene encoding splicing factor 3A subunit 2, producing the protein MDFQHRPGGKTGSGGVASASESNRDRRERLRQLALETIDINKDPYFMKNHLGSYECKLCLTLHNNEGSYLAHTQGKKHQTNLARRAAKEAKEAPAQPAPEKVKVEVKKFVKIGRPGYKVTKQRDPETGQQSLLFQIDYPEIAESIMPRHRFMSAYEQRIEPPDRRWQYLLMAAEPYETIAFKVPSREIDKAEGKFWTHWNRETKQFFLQFHFKMEKPPAPPNLPPGPPTVKRPPPPPLMNGLPPRPPLPDSMPPPPPGGMTLPPMPPSGPVPPPPVPPQLPPAPGVPPPAPLPPMMRPPLPTEGPGTIPPPPPSN; encoded by the exons ATGGATTTTCAGCATCGACCTGGAGGTAAAACTGGAAGCGGAGGCGTAGCCTCTGCCTCAGAAAGTAACCGTGACCGCAGGGAGAGGCTCCGGCAGCTGGCTTTGGAAACCATCGACATCAACAAG GACCcttattttatgaaaaatcaCTTGGGCTCTTATGAATGCAAGCTTTGCCTAACGCTGCACAACAATGAG GGAAGTTACTTAGCACATACCCAGGGGAAGAAGCATCAGACCAATTT GGCCCGTCGTGCTGCCAAGGAAGCGAAGGAAGCCCCTGCCCAGCCCGCACCAGAAAAAGTCAAAGTGGAAGTGAAGAAATTTGTGAAAATTGGACGGCCGGGTTATAAAG tgaCCAAACAGAGAGATCCAGAAACAGGccagcagagccttctcttccag ATTGATTATCCAGAGATTGCAGAAAGCATCATGCCTCGTCATCGGTTCATGTCGGCCTATGAGCAAAGGATTGAGCCCCCTGATAGACGCTGGCAATACCTTCTGATGGCAGCAGAGCCCTACGAAACCATAGCTTTCAAG gtgCCAAGCAGAGAAATcgacaaagcagaaggaaagttTTGGACCCACTGGAACAGGGAAACCAAGCAG tTCTTCCTTCAATTCCACTTCAAGATGGAGAagcccccagctcccccaaaCCTTCCTCCAGGGCCCCCAACTGTGAAGCGGCCTCCTCCGCCTCCCTTGATGAACGGCttgccccccaggccccccctgccAGACTCCATGCCGCCGCCACCTCCGGGAGGCATGACTCTGCCTCCCATGCCTCCCTCTGGGCCGGTGCCACCACCTCCCGTGCCACCTCAGCTGCCACCAGCACCCGGCGTGCCCCCCCCTGCTCCTCTGCCGCCCATGATGAGGCCACCCCTCCCCACGGAGGGGCCAGGCACTATTCCCCCTCCGCCTCCCTCCAACTGA
- the JSRP1 gene encoding junctional sarcoplasmic reticulum protein 1 isoform X2: MRSLAWPAASDLSGSHDADTAVSSHRESGRTHDPDEPELSMPEPAPLSVDKKAAEKKRVEKVGAKGSTTGPPVPKSLPVQRKVEPPSLDPAEEPLLWEGLTLNKCILVASVVALLSVTFQVLQAPCSREGVTRGQQDPLPPPLHEVVSAKEEEVQEAVTAQPAQPESSVFKDDDRDDDDDDDDDGDDDSDADSNLAEPWIFKKWFGRSAPEDRDEEPVDVPEVPPALTEVKKSREKKLEKEKKEEKEEKEEKEEKKEEKEEKKEEKKEEKKEKAREGRATQAERSSRREARAKDRALGDKPGRAPRAPREQEQQPQKKRSREGRESQRERDEPRKEGWKGRPGRADGGRESPKRDWRQQKGRRPWEPAAAPGRDGTARPREGKRRD, from the exons ATGCTGACACGGCGGTGAGCAGCCACAGGGAGAGCGGGAGAACCCAT GATCCGGACGAGCCCGAGCTGAGCATGCCAGAGCCAGCACCGCTCAGCGTGGacaagaaagcagcagagaagaagCGGGTGGAGAAGGTGGGAGCCAAAGGCAGCACTACCGGGCCTCCAG TCCCCAAGAGCCTCCCCGTGCAGAGGAAGGTGGAGCCCCCCAGCCTGGACCCTGCGGAGGAGCCGCTCCTCTGGGAAGGGCTCACCCTCAACAAGTGCATCCTAGTGGCCTCGGTCGTCGCCCTGCTCAGCGTCACCTTCCAGGTGCTCCAAG CACCATGCTCCAGGGAAGGGGTCACCCGCGGCCAGCAGGACCCTCTGCCACCTCCCCTCCACG agGTGGTCAGCGCCAAGGAGGAGGAGGTCCAGGAAGCGGTGactgcccagcctgcccagccGGAGAGCAGCGTGTTCAAGGACGATGACAGggacgatgatgatgatgatgatgatgatggtgatgatgacaGCGATGCTGACAGCAACCTG GCAGAGCCCTGGATCTTCAAGAAGTGGTTTGGCCGCTCAGCACCAGAAGACAGGGACGAAGAGCCCGTGGATGTCCCCGAGGTGCCACCAGCTCTGACAGAGGTGAAGAAGAGCCGGGagaagaagctggagaaggagaagaaggaagagaaggaggagaaggaggagaaagaggagaagaaggaggaaaaggaggagaagaaggaggagaagaaggaggagaagaaggagaaggctCGGGAGGGTCGTGCCACCCAGGCGGAGCGGAGCAGCCGGAGGGAGGCACGAGCCAAGGACAGGGCACTGGGGGACAAGCCCGGcagagcccccagggccccccgggaacaggagcagcagccccagaagaAGCGGAgccgggaggggagggagagccaGCGGGAGAGGGACGAGCCCAGGAAGGAGGGGTGGAAGGGCCGTCCCGGCAGGGCTGACGGTGGCAGGGAGAGCCCGAAGCGGGACTGGCGGCAGCAGAAGGGCAGGAGGCCCTGggagccggcggccgccccggggaGGGACGGCACTGCCAGGCCCAGGGAGGGCAAGAGACGTGACTGA